The genomic interval GAAGAATCTCGTTTTCGCCGCAAACCACTTTGGCAGTGCCGGACACCACAATCCAGTGCTCACTGCGATGGTGATGCATCTGTAAGCTCAGGCGATGCCCAGGCTTGACTTCAATACGCTTAATTTTGTAGCCTCGGCCCTCTTCCAGCACTGTATAAGAACCCCAGGGGCGCAGCCCGGTTTCAGCAATTTCTTTGCCGTTGCTGGTGGCCAGGGCCAACGCGGTGGGCTGAATCGACTCTTGTAGTTTTGGCATACCGAATAATTCTCCTAGAACCTGAATGTATAAGACTGTGGCGGAATAAGCGACTTGGGAGAATCGCGTTGTCCTATGGTGCCCATTGCGATCAGACTTTTGTTTTGGCCCAAGAGTTTCAGATGCACAAGGCTCGGGCGAGGTTTTCAGGCAATAGTCTAACAAGCGCACATTGGCAGAGCGGAGTATCTGGGCAGAGCAAGACACAAAAACACAGATTCTTTATACCTCCTTTGAGGTTTTAAAGAATTTGGGGCAGATACTGTGGCGATGCGACCCAAAAAGCTACGGGAAAAACAAGCCGATGCCGTTATTGACCCTAGCTGCCGTGCGGGGAGAACGATTGATCAGCCGACCGCCTAGATAAAGACTGGCGGAGCTACCGCCATCTAAATTAAGAGCGTTGGTGCTGCCCAGCTGAAGCATGATTTGAGCCAGCTGATCGAGGGTGGGGCCTGGGCCTTGAGGGCTGTTGTGAACGGCTACTAGCAGA from Nodosilinea sp. FACHB-141 carries:
- a CDS encoding cupin domain-containing protein; this translates as MPKLQESIQPTALALATSNGKEIAETGLRPWGSYTVLEEGRGYKIKRIEVKPGHRLSLQMHHHRSEHWIVVSGTAKVVCGENEILLSTNQSTYVPPCTQHRLENVGVIPLVLIEVQNGEYLGEDDIVRFQDDYSRAENI